Proteins co-encoded in one Oreochromis aureus strain Israel breed Guangdong linkage group 3, ZZ_aureus, whole genome shotgun sequence genomic window:
- the LOC120437774 gene encoding zinc finger BED domain-containing protein 4-like, producing MRKAFTVCFPTEQGEEHDDDDDDDDGDHLDDPELWHDLTLEDQETVGAAMAKTQRLQCFAHTLQLVVRDGLSETKVASPSLSKLSKLGFLLHTSTTFKDVFEAEFGEQKAIPAAVITRWNSTLRQVKAVLQCEHLKLCAVLEMAGHKELLFTTREWNLLKEMVDILKPFGEATDLTQGEKIVTISAVVPSVLSLNHHLEKLKPQVRFLNGLVRSLQASLNRRFLGIFISVRMARAEDGITAPFSDPVYLKAAALDPAFSLLWVEHHVLGSCDIKTEVTQKVKDLILQDAADPVKSEQPVTPGEEHQEDSEDGGLFAAYCKRQKKDVGKSPALQLSHYLDIADGQNALLFWAMNMQTLPSLFHVATRVLAVPACSAPVERVFSYGGIILRPHRAQMTDRLLANVWFFFPLSLTRTHTHVHTYSQRLDEREDKLITLHKIYCDGSLFCT from the exons ATGCGGAAAGCATTCACTGTGTGCTTCCCCACTGAGCAAGGTGAGgaacatgatgatgatgatgatgatgatgatggtgatcaTCTTGACGACCCAGAGCTCTGGCACGACTTAACCTTGGAAGATCAGGAAACAGTAGGTGCTGCTATGGCAAAGACACAGCGCCTGCAGTGTTTTGCGCACACACTTCAGCTGGTGGTGAGAGATGGTTTGTCAGAGACCAAAGTGGCATCTCCTTCACTTTCAAAGTTATCTAAGCTCGGCTTTCTACTCCACACAAGCACAACATTCAAAGATGTGTTTGAAGCTGAATTTGGTGAACAGAAAGCGATCCCTGCTGCTGTAATCACAAGATGGAATTCAACACTGAGACAAGTAAAGGCAGTTCTCCAGTGTGAACATCTAAAACTCTGTGCTGTTCTTGAAATGGCTGGACACAAGGAGTTATTATTCACAACACGAGAGTGGAACCTGTTGAAGGAGATGGTGGACATCTTGAAGCCTTTTGGAGAAGCAACAGATTTGACACAAGGTGAGAAAATAGTCACGATTAGTGCTGTTGTTCCATCTGTGCTGTCCCTCAATCACCACCTTGAGAAACTGAAGCCTCAAGTCCGTTTCCTGAATGGTCTGGTCAGGAGCCTCCAAGCATCTTTGAACAGAAGATTTCTTGGAATCTTTATCAGTGTGCGAATGGCTAGAGCAGAAGATGGGATCACTGCCCCCTTTTCAGATCCAGTGTACCTTAAAGCAGCTGCTTTGGATCCAGCGTTTTCTCTGTTGTGGGTGGAACACCATGTGTTGGGCAGTTGTGACATAAAGACAGAGGTGACACAAAAAGTTAAAG ATCTGATCCTGCAAGATGCAGCAGATCCTGTAAAGTCAGAGCAACCTGTGACTCCTGGTGAGGAACATCAAGAGGACTCTGAAGATGGAGGACTCTTTGCTGCTTACTGTAAGAGGCAGAAGAAGGATGTGGGGAAGAGTCCAGCTCTACAGCTAAGTCACTACCTGGATATTGCTGATGGACAGAACGCCCTCTTGTTCTGGGCAATGAACATGCAGACTCTTCCTTCTCTGTTTCATGTGGCCACCAGAGTTTTGGCAGTGCCTGCATGTAGTGCTCCTGTGGAGCGGGTTTTCAGCTATGGTGGCATCATTCTACGGCCTCATCGTGCACAAATGACTGACAGACTTTTGgccaatgtttggttttttttccctctgtcacTCACACGGACACATACACACGTTCACACCTATTCACAGAGACTAGATGAGAGAGAGGACAAGCTAATCACACTGCACAAAATTTACTGCGATGGTTCATTGTTTTGTACATAA